A portion of the Periophthalmus magnuspinnatus isolate fPerMag1 chromosome 2, fPerMag1.2.pri, whole genome shotgun sequence genome contains these proteins:
- the LOC117380423 gene encoding ATP synthase subunit beta, mitochondrial, which produces MLGALGRCCTGALQALKPGAQPLKALVGSPAVLSRRNYVAPAAAAATASGKIVAVIGAVVDVQFDEDLPPILNALEVTGRDSRLVLEVAQHLGENTVRTIAMDGTEGLVRGQQVLDTGAPIRIPVGPETLGRIMNVIGEPIDERGPISTKQTAPIHAEAPEFTDMSVEQEILVTGIKVVDLLAPYAKGGKIGLFGGAGVGKTVLIMELINNVAKAHGGYSVFAGVGERTREGNDLYHEMIESGVINLKDTTSKVALVYGQMNEPPGARARVALTGLTVAEYFRDQEGQDVLLFIDNIFRFTQAGSEVSALLGRIPSAVGYQPTLATDMGTMQERITTTKKGSITSVQAIYVPADDLTDPAPATTFAHLDATTVLSRAIAELGIYPAVDPLDSTSRIMDPNIVGAEHYDVARGVQKILQDYKSLQDIIAILGMDELSEEDKLTVARARKIQRFLSQPFQVAEVFTGHMGKLVPLKETIKGFKAILGGEYDALPEQAFYMVGPIEEVVQKAEKLAEEHS; this is translated from the exons ATGCTAGGAGCTCTGGGACGCTGCTGCACCGGGGCTCTGCAGGCTCTGAAGCCCGGGGCCCAGCCCCTCAAAGCCCTGGTCGGATCCCCGGCTGTTCTCTCAC gCCGAAACTATGTGGCTCCTGCCGCCGCCGCAGCCACCGCCAGCGGGAAGATCGTGGCTGTCATTGGGGCTGTGGTCGATGTCCAGTTCGATGAGGATCTTCCTCCCATCCTGAACGCTCTGGAGGTCACAGGCCGTGACTCCAGGCTGGTCCTAGAGGTGGCACAGCATCTCG GGGAGAACACTGTGCGAACCATCGCCATGGATGGTACTGAGGGTTTGGTCCGTGGGCAGCAAGTCCTGGACACTGGGGCTCCCATTAGAATCCCCGTCGGCCCCGAGACCTTGGGTAGGATTATGAATGTAATCGGTGAACCAATTGATGAGAGAGGACCCATCTCCACAAAGCA gaCGGCCCCAATTCACGCAGAGGCCCCTGAGTTCACAGACATGAGTGTGGAGCAGGAAATTTTGGTCACTGGCATTAAGGTTGTGGACCTGTTGGCTCCTTATGCCAAGGGAGGAAAGATTG GTCTGTTCGGTGGCGCTGGTGTCGGCAAAACTGTATTGATCATGGAGCTCATCAACAACGTGGCCAAGGCCCATGGTGGTTACtctgtgtttgctggtgtgggAGAGCGCACTCGTGAGGGAAACGACTTGTACCATGAAATGATTGAGTCTGGTGTCATTAACCTGAAAGACACTACCTCCAAG GTGGCGCTGGTGTATGGACAGATGAACGAGCCCCCAGGTGCCCGCGCTAGAGTGGCTCTGACTGGTCTCACTGTGGCTGAATATTTCCGTGACCAAGAAGGTCAAGATGTGCTGctgtttattgacaacatcttCCGCTTCACACAGGCTGGCTCTGAG GTGTCTGCCCTCTTGGGTCGTATCCCATCTGCTGTGGGTTATCAGCCCACTCTGGCCACTGACATGGGCACCATGCAGGAGAGGATCACCACCACCAAGAAGGGTTCAATTACGTCTGTGCAG GCTATTTACGTGCCCGCTGATGACTTGACTGACCCTGCCCCGGCCACAACCTTCGCTCACTTGGATGCCACCACTGTGTTGTCTCGAGCCATCGCTGAGCTGGGTATCTATCCCGCTGTGGATCCTTTGGACTCCACCTCCCGTATCATGGACCCCAATATTGTGGGTGCTGAGCATTACGATGTCGCTCGTGGTGTGCAGAAGATCCTTCAG GATTACAAATCCCTGCAGGACATCATCGCTATTCTGGGTATGGATGAGTTGTCTGAGGAGGACAAACTGACTGTGGCTCGCGCCCGTAAGATCCAGAGGTTCTTGTCACAGCCCTTCCAGGTGGCTGAAGTTTTCACCGGACACATGGGCAAGCTGGTGCCACTGAAGGAGACCATCAAGGGCTTCAAGGCCATCCTTGGGG GCGAGTACGACGCTCTGCCTGAGCAGGCCTTTTACATGGTGGGTCCAATTGAAGAAGTTGTCCAGAAGGCTGAGAAACTTGCAGAGGAGCACTCTTAA
- the LOC117382126 gene encoding retinol dehydrogenase 7-like, which yields MFLYILALVVLYYVYRWISEMPRVPDKGNKYVYITGCDTGFGNLLARHLDQLGFRVIAGCYSEKGEEDLKKSCSERLTATHLDVASKDSVAKVAAFIKDIVGARGLWAVVNNAGVAVPSAPCDWLTIDDYTSMLNVNLNGVIAVTLSVLPLIKKAKGRVVNVASVFGRVSPTGGPYTVSKYGVEAFNDSLRINMQMFGVKVLCIEPGFFKTNVTNSDLHSKTVIALWERLPQEVKDDYGPDYLNNSLKLLKNEVEKMSDGDLMKVVSCMEHAVSAVRPRTRYSAGWDAKFFWLPLSYMPTWLFDYIMKPRL from the exons ATGTTCCTGTACATCTTGGCTCTCGTGGTTCTTTATTATGTTTACCGCTGGATCTCAGAGATGCCCCGGGTCCCGGACAAGGGCAACAAGTACGTGTACATCACCGGCTGCGACACCGGCTTCGGGAACCTCCTGGCGCGTCACCTGGACCAGCTGGGCTTCAGGGTGATCGCGGGATGTTACtctgagaaaggagaggaggatctGAAGAAGTCGTGCTCTGAACGGCTGACCGCGACTCACCTGGATGTGGCGTCCAAGGACAGTGTGGCCAAAGTGGCGGCGTTTATCAAGGACATCGTGGGAGCGCGTG gtttgtgGGCCGTGGTGAACAACGCGGGTGTGGCCGTCCCCTCCGCCCCCTGTGATTGGCTCACCATAGACGACTACACCTCCATGCTCAACGTGAACCTGAACGGGGTCATCGCCGTGACCTTGAGCGTCTTACCGCTGATAAAGAAGGCCAAAGGGAGAGTGGTGAACGTCGCCAGCGTGTTTGGGAGGGTCAGTCCGACGGGGGGCCCTTACACCGTGTCCAAATATGGAGTGGAAGCGTTTAACGACAGTCTCAG AATCAATATGCAGATGTTTGGTGTCAAAGTCCTCTGCATTGAGCCGGGCTTCTTCAAAACAAACGTGACCAACTCGGATCTCCATTCAAAGACCGTGATCGCGCTGTGGGAAAGGCTGCCCCAAGAGGTCAAAGACGACTATGGACCAGATTATTTGAACAATT CTCTGAAACTACTCAAAAATGAGGTGGAAAAAATGAGCGATGGGGATCTGATGAAGGTGGTCAGCTGTATGGAGCACGCCGTGTCCGCGGTCCGGCCCAGGACACGATATTCTGCTGGTTGGGATGCAAAGTTTTTCTGGCTGCCGCTGTCCTACATGCCAACGTGGCTCTTTGATTATATTATGAAGCCAAGGTTGTAA